GCAATTCCTCTTGCTCTCGCAGCCCTGATATACTCCTGCGACAAACTATCTAATAGGCCTGCGCGAAGTAATCGAGCATAAACGGCTGCCATAGCAAATCCGAGCGTAAGGGAAGGAAGAATCATATGGTATATGCTCCCTTTCCCCATGGTTGGAAGCCACTGCAGCTTAAAAGCGAACAGATAAATCAAAAGAAGTCCCAACCAGAAGCTAGGAATGGAGGCACCGATTAGAGCAAGAAAACGACTTACATGATCCGGCCAGCGTCCTGGATACTTTGCAGCCAAAAACCCTAAAGGCAAGGAAATCAAGATCATAACGATAAGACCTCCCACCGTTAGCTCTATCGTGGTTGGCAGTCGATCCATTAATTCATCCAATACCGGTTTTCCCTTAATATAGGAAGTTCCAAGGTCTAACTGCAACAAATTCGTCATCCATTGAGCGTATTGAACCAGAATAGGCAAATGGAAGCCGAGCTCCTCTCGGAGCGCAGCTTCGTCAGCTTGAGTTACAGTCATCTCATCGGAACCTAAGATTATGAGGACCGGATCCCCTGGAGCCATCTTCATCAAGATGAACGTCATTAGAGATAATAAAAATAAAACCAATACAAGCTGTCCCATCCGGGCCTTAACCAATTGAAACACGTTATTTCACATCCATTTTGTTTGTAACCATATAATATTCTTCCGCACCCGGCTTCCAATCTACCACTCTTTTATTTACACCAACGATGAGGTTTGGAAATACAGCATAGGAGTGAGGAATCTCTTGGTTAATAATTTTTACAGCTTCACGCGCTAGTTTTACACGACGATCAAGATCACTTGTTGCGTTTAACTCCATTACAATTTGACTTAATTCATTAATTTCTATACCTGCCGCATTAAGTGATCCTTCTGGCATTAAAGCAGAATTTAAGAAATAGCCTGCATCTCCTCGGGGTGCAGCCAAATTGCTATAGGTGAGAATGTCCCAATCTTTTTTCTCTCTGGAGTAAGTGTCCGCATTTTCTACTGTCTTAATTTTAATAGCAACCCCGATTTTTGCCGCATCAGATTGTAATAGTTGAGCGATCAAAGGAAGCTCTGGACGGGCCTTGTACGTAATGATTTCCATGGATAAGGGCTTGCCATCCTTCATTAGCTTGCCATCAGGTCCTTCTGTAAAGCCTGCTTCTAATAATAGTTTCTTCGCTTCTGTTGGGTTAAAAGCCGTTACCGGCTCTTGGTTAGCGAACGGCAGTTTCATGTTGAATGGCCCGTTGGCAGGTGTACCATTTCCAAGCATAATGTCATGAGCAATACTATCTCTATTAAGTAGTAGATCAAATGCTTTTCGTACTTTAACGTCTTGCAACAAAGGCTTCTGTTCATTGTATAAAAGGAAGTGTACTCTTAAACCTGGCACAGATTCTACCGCAAGTTCCGTATCTTGTTTTATCGCATCGATTGTTTCAGAAGGTATGGAATACACGATGTCCGCTTCTTTGGACTGAAGCGCTAATGCTCTCACATTAGGATCCTCATTAAATTTGAAGGTCACCTCATTGATCTTCGCTTTCCCATCCCAATATTTGTCGTAGCGCTCTAGCTGAATTTCAATATCCGGTGTAAACGACTTCACCGTAAATGGACCTGTTCCAACTGGAGCATTATTAAAAGCTTCAGTGCCCATTTTCTTCTCCGCTTCAACACTGATGACAGAAGCATAAGGATTTACTAACTCTGACGGCAGGGCTGCATGGGGTTGAGTGGTTATGATCGTTAGCTCTTGACCATTAGCCTCCATCGATGCGATCTTTAGAGCTTTAGCTAAATTCTCACTTGCAGCCATTCCCCTTTCAAACGAAGCCTTAACAGCCGCTGCATCTAATTTCGCTCCGTCTTGGAAAGTTACTCCATCACGAATCGTAAATACCCACGTTAGCTCGTCTCTGTTTTCCCATGAGGTCGCTAGCCATGGCTTAAGCACAAGGTTTTCATCTATTCGAACTAATGTCTCTACAACACCAGCTCGTAGGGTTTCCCAACTATTATGAGGATCAAGGCTACCCGCTTTAAAGTTACGTATTACCGTTATCTTTTTCATTTCCTCTTTCTTTTCTTCTGCTTGAATTGCAACTGGTTCCGCCTTACCCGCTGCCTCTTGCTTTTGGGCTCCACAACCTGTTAGCAAAAGGACAGCACTCAACATCAACGGACCGCATACTGCAGTCATTCTAGTCCTGTATTTTCCAATGATACTCATTTGTAATCCGCCTCTCCACTCTTATTAAATCGTAACAACACTAAAAATCTATAAAACCTTTATGTATATCTTATATAGAACCAAATGATAAACTATGCTGTTTTTCTTCTAAAATTAAATAGAATCTAGATCCTTTCACCTCTTCTCAGTTCACACAACCCAGAAGTGTTTTTAGTAATTATTACGATTTGAATTCTACAACGGGTTTACGCATCTGTCAATACATAGAATAAAAAAAGTTCCAGTTTTATCCTGAATTTTTCTAGAAACGAGATTTAAAAAAGACCCCATAGGGTCAATGTGAAATAAAAGATAGCTGTCTAGTTGTTTGCTACTAAAGTAACTCGTTTTCGATCTCGTTAAGTTCTTGTTCCACTTGGTTGATCTGTTGTTGCAGCCCTTGAACCTGTTGTTGCTGTTGGTTATTCTGTTGCATTTGTTGTGGCTGTTGATTCATCTGTTGCTGTTGTTGATTCATTTGTTGTTGTTGCTGAACTTGCTGCAGAGTCTGCTGTGCTTGCTGCAGATCTTGTTGAGTTTGTTGGGTCATTTGTTGACTTTGTTTCATCTGTTGCTGCTGTTGT
The genomic region above belongs to Ammoniphilus sp. CFH 90114 and contains:
- the nikB gene encoding nickel ABC transporter permease — protein: MFQLVKARMGQLVLVLFLLSLMTFILMKMAPGDPVLIILGSDEMTVTQADEAALREELGFHLPILVQYAQWMTNLLQLDLGTSYIKGKPVLDELMDRLPTTIELTVGGLIVMILISLPLGFLAAKYPGRWPDHVSRFLALIGASIPSFWLGLLLIYLFAFKLQWLPTMGKGSIYHMILPSLTLGFAMAAVYARLLRAGLLDSLSQEYIRAARARGIAEWRVMLKHAFRAALIPVVTVFGISIGSLLAGTVVIETLFSLPGLGSMGVQAIFQRDYPIIQGYVLLIGVFVVFVNLLVDLSYGWLDPRIRQGKGDAS
- the nikA gene encoding nickel ABC transporter substrate-binding protein — its product is MSIIGKYRTRMTAVCGPLMLSAVLLLTGCGAQKQEAAGKAEPVAIQAEEKKEEMKKITVIRNFKAGSLDPHNSWETLRAGVVETLVRIDENLVLKPWLATSWENRDELTWVFTIRDGVTFQDGAKLDAAAVKASFERGMAASENLAKALKIASMEANGQELTIITTQPHAALPSELVNPYASVISVEAEKKMGTEAFNNAPVGTGPFTVKSFTPDIEIQLERYDKYWDGKAKINEVTFKFNEDPNVRALALQSKEADIVYSIPSETIDAIKQDTELAVESVPGLRVHFLLYNEQKPLLQDVKVRKAFDLLLNRDSIAHDIMLGNGTPANGPFNMKLPFANQEPVTAFNPTEAKKLLLEAGFTEGPDGKLMKDGKPLSMEIITYKARPELPLIAQLLQSDAAKIGVAIKIKTVENADTYSREKKDWDILTYSNLAAPRGDAGYFLNSALMPEGSLNAAGIEINELSQIVMELNATSDLDRRVKLAREAVKIINQEIPHSYAVFPNLIVGVNKRVVDWKPGAEEYYMVTNKMDVK